The Phaeocystidibacter marisrubri genomic interval AGTAGTAGGAATCACGCGATTTTGTGAGCGCCCCCGTGAGTGGTTCTATCGAAAAGCTCGAGTGGGAGGCACCAAAGACGTGGATATTGAACGTATCAATGCGCTCAAACCCGATTTGATAATCGGGAATGCCGAGGAGAACACCAAGCCCATTATTTCCAAACTGGAACAACTCTATCCCGTTTGGATGAGTGATGTTAAAACACTCGAACAGGCCTACGAGATGATGGAACAAATTGGCTTCATCACAACTAGAGCCGACTCTGCCACAGATTGGGTACATCGTATTCGCGAACAATTTGAAATCTTCAAGACGCCCAAAACTGGAGATAGAATTCTCTATCTCATTTGGCAAGACCCGTGGATGGCAGTAGGCAGAGACACCTTCATTCACGATATGATCGAAAAAGCAGGCTTTGAAAACTGTATTACGGAACCCGATTCACGCTACCCTACCCTAACCGAAGTAGAGATTGCAAACTATAATCCGGATTGGGTGTTCTTGAGTTCAGAACCTTATCCTTTTAACGAAAAGCACCTGGGAGAATTTGAACAAAACCTTCACTTGCAAGCTAAACTCGTGGATGGAGGAATGTTCAGTTGGTATGGGACTCGACTCTATCACTCACCCAATTACTTTGCTCAACTGAGGAGAGAGTTGAAATTGTAATGCGGAATACCTGACTATCCGTATCCTATATTTGAAGTATTAACTCGATCTCTATCCTGACGTGCGCATATTCGAGAAAATTGCCATCTCCACTTGGACCAGTCCCACAAAATGGATTGTGACCATCACACTCCTATCCCTGTTTTTCCTCAGTGGAATTCCCTTTTTGCAATTTGAGTTCGACTTAATGCGCTTCAATAGCGAAGAGCTCGAAGTCACTTCAACCTATCACCTTTTTGAAAGTGAGTTCGGCCCTACCGAACGACGCGTATTTCTCATCCCCAAAACCGAACATCACGCTTTTCACAGAGAAACACTGCGCGAGTTAAGCACACTGAGTGACACTCTAAAAAACATACCCGGGATTGTAGAGATCTCATCCCTTGAAAATCTCGTTCTGCCCATTTACATGGGTTTTGGCTACGTACCAGAAAACAAAGTAATCCATGGTGAAATCTCGGAATCCGATTCGGCAGTAATTCGAAATCTCCCCATTGCCGAGTATTCGCTATTTACAAAAAATGCGCGCTACCCTGTTTTAACGATTACCATTGACCAACGCGTCACCATAGAGCGGATGAACGAAATTCTCGAGTCTGTTCATAGCCTGAGTAGTGATCGATTCTCAGAACATCACCTCATGGGACGCCATTGGGCCGAATATCAATACAACCAAATGCTAACCACAGAGACTTTCAAAGGATTGGCCAGTGCTGTTTTGATTGTAATTGTGATGCTTTGGATCCTTTTTAAGAGAATCGGAAGTATTCTACTCCCTGCGCTTGCTATCCTAACAGGAATGTTCTCCTTTTTTGGACTAAAAGGTTGGGCGGGATGGCCCATGGACATACTCGGTACGCTCTTCCCTCCGCTCCTTCTCATTGTAGGTTTGAGCGATGTGGTTCACCTCTATGCAAAGGTTCAATGGCGATTGACCCAGGGCAACGAGTTGAAGACAGCAATTCGCGAGGCTTGGAAAGAAACGGGAGCTGCTACCTTTCTCACTTCCCTCACTACTGCCATCGGATTCATGAGTCTGCTCACCACGGATGTACTTCCCATTCGAAACTTTGGCGTAGAAGCCGGTTGGAGTGTATTAATCATGTTCATTTCTTGCCTGGTCGTGATGCCGCTCTTCTTCCGTTTGGCAGTCAACCGACCTGCCTTGCTTCCGGCACCTGCCACCAACAAAAACTGGAATGAACTCTCCGATAGGGTCACGCAACTCTCCAAAAGAAATTGGCCTGTTCCCATTCTCTTTACTCTTGCCGCAATGTTCTCCATTTATCAAGCCAGCAAAGTTGAGTCTGGAGTGGTGAACTACTGGCAAATTGAACCGAGTTCCACACTTGGGAAGGATATTCAATTCTTTGAAGAGGAAGACGGAGGCCTTAGAAATCTAGATATTGGAGTTGTCCATGCCGACACATCACTTCGAATGGATACACCAGAAGATATGCGCCTCGTTGCACAGTTCACCGAGCGGTTGCGATCTAATCCGGCCATTGGCGCGGTGATCAGCTCAAGCGACGTACCAAGTCTACTCAACATGACGCGCATGGGTGGTCAGCTTCAACAGTTTAAGATGGGTGAAAGTGATCGTCAAGTGGAAAGCGACTTAGATTGGTGGGCTTCAAATGATCCAGAATCGAATTACGCCCTGATCAGCAAGAACAGCAATATCGCTCGTGTCATTCTTCGATTGCAGAATGTAAAAACAGACAGTGCCCGTGCCATTCAGGATTGGATTTCAGATGAATTGCACGCTCTATCTAGCGAACACAAAGTCATCTTTACCGGAAACAGTCTCATCATGGATACCATGAATGATCGATTGGTTGAAAACATGATGACGAGTTTGCTGCTGGCCTTTTTAGTCATCGCTGTTCTCATGAGCTTCATGTTCAAGTCACTTCGCATGCTCATCCTCTCACTCATTCCCAACACTTTTCCTTTGGTCATTGCCATTGGGGTGATTGGAGGAATGGCCATTCCTATGGGGACCAGCATTGCGATGGTCCTTACTATTGCCTTTGTGATTGCTGTAGACGACACCATTCACTACTTGATGAAGTTTAGAAATGAAATACAAAAGACAAACCGTATTGAAGAAGCGGTTAAAAATACCACTGCCCAAGTAGGACGAGCCATGATTTTGAGCTCTACGGTGATGCTGGCAGCTTTCATTCCACTCTTCTTTTCCAGCTTCTTGGAAGAAAAATACTTCGCTGCGGTATTGAGCATCGTGGTCATTTCAGCACTATTAGCCGATTTAATTGTGCTTCCTTGGCTACTCCTTCGGTTTTACAAGCGCAAGTAGATGGGGTTATTAACTGACAATCACCTCCGTGAATGCTCAAACATTTTATTTCAGGATGCCAAGAGATTGGAAAAGAATGTCGATATTTGCGCCCTTAAAATCATTATTTATTAATCAACAGGGTTTCGGACCCTTAACCGATTAAACATGGCAACAAGAATTCGTTTGCAGCGTCACGGTCGTAAGCGCCGCGCAATTTTCACCATCGTAGTAGCTGATCAACGTGCTAAGCGTGACGGTCGTTACATCGAGAAAATTGGTCAGTACAATCCTAACACCAATCCAGCAACAATCGATCTTAACTTCGATAAGGCTGTTGAGTGGGTTATGAGTGGTGCTCAACCATCAGACACTGTACGTGCCATCTTGTCTTACAAGGGCGTTATGATGAAGAAGCACCTTCTTGAAGGTGTGAAGAAAGGCGCCTTGACTGAGGATCAAGTGGAAGAAAAGTTCAACGCATGGTTGGAAGCGAAAGAAAACCGCATCCAGGCTAAGCGTGAAGGCTTGGTGAACGCAACTGAATCACAGAAAAAGGCTCGCTTGGAAGCTGAGGCTGAAGTGAACAAGAAGCGTGCTGAAGCTATCGCCGCAAAGAATGCCCCTGAAGCTCCGGCTGAAGAAGAAGTAGCTGAAGAAGCTACTGCTGAGGCAACTGAAGAAGCTCCAGAAGCAACCACAGAGGAAGCTCCTGCTGCTGAAGGTGAAGAAAAAGCTGCTGAGTAATCTAATTAATTGACGTACCATGCGTACCGAAGACTGTTTCGTACTCGGAACCATTATACGTCAACACGGTTACAAAGGCGATGTAGTTGCGAAGATCGATACTGATCGACCAGAGCACTATGACAAGTTGGGATCAGTTCTCTTGGAAAGCCAAGGGGGACTGATCCCTTTCTTTTTGGATCATTCTCAGCTCTTGAAGAAAGATCAACTCCTCCTCAGATTTGAAGGGGTTAAAAGCGCTAAGGAGGCAGATGCTTTTATGGGAAAGGAACTTTTCCTCCCACTAAACATGCTTCCAAAACTAACCGGGAAATCGTTCTACTATCACGAAATCATTGGCTTTAAAGCATATGATGGCGAATCACTAATTGGTGAAGTGGCCGAAGTGATAGAAAGACCTGGACAACCCGTATTGCTCATTAAAGACGGTGTGAGTGAAATTCTCATTCCCGCAGTAGACGACTTTATCGATTCCATTGACCGTTCATCATCTAGTTTGTACCTTCAACTTCCCGAAGGATTGATTGACGTCTATCGATAAAATCTCGAATGAGACAACCTCCATTAGAACCGCGCGTACTGCAAAATATTTTCATGTTGCTCCTGTTCGCTCAATTGGCGTTTCTGGGGATTGTACTTATGTTCTTACGGGAACCCAACCATTTCATCTTCAATTTCACAAACCTCGCACATTGGGCCATGCCCATTGGTGTTGTGGCGCTCGATTGGGTCTCATGGAATACCTTCAAGCAGAAAGTTGGAGACATGACGGAGGAACAAGATATCATCGAAAGAGTGAATGTCCTCCAAGGTGCGTATATCATTCTTTGGGTGATGGTTCAAGCGGGGACTTTCCTGCTTCTCACCTTTTCCATCGTTGAAGAAAACGACTACTTTATCCTCTTGGCCGTAGCACAGATTCTCTTCTATATCACACTCCGACCTCGCCTTTTTAACTTTTCTGAACAACTGTAGAAATGGGCAACCCCTATTTTAAGTTCAAGCAATTTACCGTCCATCACGACCGATGTGCAATGAAAGTAGGAATGGACGGTTCACTGCTCGGCGCTTGGGCGGGAGCAGAACTTCATCCTTCACGGATTCTGGATATCGGAACAGGAACAGGATTGATCGCACTGATGTGTGCACAACGATATCCTGATGCTGAGATTACTGGCATTGACATTCAATCTACTTGTGTAAATCAAGCCAAAGAAAATGTTGCAAATTCCCCCTTCTCTAGCCGAATAACGATTGAGGTCACACCCGTTCAATACTTCAATAGTTCAGTACGATTCGACCTCATTGTTTGCAATCCTCCATTCTTTAATCGCAGCAGTCAATCTGGACAAAGCAACCGGGATACCGCTCGCCATGATGATAACCTCTCCTTTCCCGATTTGGCCAAACACGCCGTTCGACTGTTGAACAAGGACGGCATTTTTTCATTGATCATTCCAGAGGATAGAGCTTCTGAATTTATGGCCATTGCAGAGAGTGAAGGACTGCATTTGGTGCGAAGTGTCAAAGTTCGAGGTCGAATCGGTGGCGTTGTAAAGCGAAGATTACTCGAATTTTCTCCAAGCTATCCAATTGAGGCCCCACATCTGGACGAACTAGCGGTAGAGGCCGACATTAAAATATGGACTGAGGAGTACAAGTCATTGTTGCGGGATTTCTATGTGGTGTTGTGAAGGTATGCGCTGGGTCACACCTCGTTTCACAAAGTGCAGTAACACACCACAACAAATAGCCGCGAATGCAGGAAAAACAGAGATAAAGAGCATACCATTCAACCTTGCATTATTGAAAACACGTTGTGTATTCTCTTCCAGCTTATACGCTAGTTCGCGACTGTCCATATCTGACTCAGGAGAACAAGAGAGAACAGTGGCAACGAATGCAAATAGAATGATTCTTGGAATTAAAGCGGCGTAGGTGAGAGTGATAGAACGCATACTTGTCTGCAATTAAATGGAGGTCTTAGATACCCTATTCATCTGTAATGTACAGAATGTTATATCATCAATATTTGAACGATAGCATGTATGACGTGTACTTAGGCTTAAGAATAGAAGAATTAAGAAGGAAGAGTGTTGTGAATTGGCAGTACTGGCTGGGTATGTTGCTGGGGACTTCGTCCCTCCCCTCCCCATGTTCAATTTCGGAATAGTCTTTTGAAAAGGCGGAAATCTCAAACTAGAAAATTAAAACTTTCAAAATGAATCGTTTGTATGCGTTTATCATACGACTACACACATTCACTATTCCTACTTTGAAAGCGGGGATGCGGGTAGCATCCCCGGGCAGAAACAAAAAAAGCACCGCTGTTATGGCGGTGCTTCTCTATTACATTCCGTAGATAAATCGCAAGGAAGTATCCACGAACTATTCTAATATCCTTGGTACTCCACTTCTTTTTCGTGAAATACGATACCGTTTGCGGCCAATTCCTCTAGCATTGGTAGGTAAATCTCTTTCGAAATGGGTAAGTGAACTCCCGGTGTGCTAATCTTTCCTTCCAAAATGAATCGAGTGGCAATTCCCACAGGTAAACCCACGGTTTTGGCCATAGAAGTTGCCTCTGCATTCTCTCCTTTGGCTATCATATGACTCTCAATCATCTTGCGCTCTCCGTCCAAAATGTATCCGAACTTGTGCCACATCACTATCATATCCTTGTCATCTGGCTTCATGGTCCACTTCTTCTCAAGAATCTGCTGCAATGCTTGCGCTGGAGTCGCTTTGTCTAGCCCGATTGGTGTGTCTTTGAAGATATCTAGCCACTCGAGTTTTTCCATCAATTCTGAATCTTGTGGAATCTGCAAATAGTGCATCAGCTTGAGCTCTACCGAATCATTGGGGTTGTATCCCAAGAACGTATTCAAGAACGAACGGTGAGTCATTTCACTCACACCCTCTAATTCATAGCTGTCATCTGTCATTCCCAGTTTCACAAACACGTCCCAAGCTCTACAAAAACCTGGTCGGCGAAGTGTTCCTCTGTAGATCGTTGGGATGTTCTCCAAGCCATATACACTGCGGTAGCGAAGGGAATCGCGATTTGCATATCCTTCAAAACGACCGTATTCAGGGATGTCAATAAACTCCGTTCTTCTGAAGAGCTGGTGATATGGAATGTATTTATACAGTCCCTCTTGCTTGAATTTCACAGCTCCGCCAGCGCCAGCGAGCACCACGTTTCTCGGGTTCCATGAGAACTTGTATCCCCATGGGTTATCATCTGATTCTGGAGCCACAAGACCACCCGTAAACGATTCGAAAATGGTCATTTCACCACCTTTTGATCGAATCTCATCTAAAACCTTCATGGCCGACAAGTGATCAATTCCAGGGTCAACGCCTATTTCATTCATCAAAACCACTCCTGCTTCTACAGCTTTGTCATGGAGTGCATTCATTTGATCACTCACATAACTGGCCGTTACCATGTGTTTCTTAAATCGAACACAATCTTCAGCAACGGGTACGTGCATGTGGGCAGGTAGCATAGAAATAACGAGGTCTACTTTCTGGATAGCCTCACTCCGCTCTGCATCATTGGTAATATCTAAAGAAACGGCACTCAATCGCTCGTTTGATCCCGCTCTCTTCTGGGCGAGCTTTATGTCTCTATCACAAATCGTTATGTGCCAATCGGAATCTACAGCATGTGAGCTCAAGTAATCAACAAGACTCTGTGTCGATCTTCCGGCACCAATCAATAGTATGTTTTTCATCGTAATGTCATACGTTCAACGGTTCACAATCATGGGGACGTAAAGTTAGAAATCGAACAGCGTCTACCATGAGAAAGCGACGATTTTTCTTAGCTTTCGGCCCATGTTCGGAAGAAGATTTGCTCTGCCATTAGCTATGTTGCTGTTAGTCTGTAAAGTGTACGGACAAACTCTGCAAATAAAAGCACCGTTTGATGTCTCGGTTAGCGTGAATGGCTTCGTATCCCCCGAGGCTCAGCGTGAATTTTCCTTTCAAATTGTAGATACCAATCGTGTAAAATTGATCATTCGATCAGGAGATAGTCTCGTTTTGAACCGAATGATTGTGTTCCAGAGCAAAAATCAACGCCAATATGTGATTGAGAAGAACGCCATAAATCAATGGAAGCTGTTCTATCGATCCAATGAACGGATAACGGCGGCCACTTCCAATTTCACTGCATGGGAACGAGATACCACAGAGATGGTAATCGTAAAGAGTACACTCGCTCCCATTCAACAACACCTTCCCGACTCCGTAGTCAACCACCTCACAGTTAACGATTCGCTTCGCCCTTCCATCAAGATAGAACCTCCCATTCGAGAATTTGAAATCGTCAAATCCCGATTTGCAGAGATTGCCTTCGAATTTGAGAGGACGCGTAAGATTATTGAATGGGGAGAAGAGGCGCATCCGACTTCAGGTCAGATTGGGGAATTGCTTGAACTCACATCCTACGACCCTTCAAAGCTGATGATTCTCAAATCGCTCTATGAATACTGCAGCGATCCAGAAAACTACATGCAATTGAGAGATCATTTGCAACACGAATCGAATAAAGTTCAATTTGACGCATTAATCAACACATGGAACGAACTGGAATGACGACGGGCTCTATTATGATGGTATTGGCCATTGTACTCGGAGCGATGGGCGCACATGCCCTAAAAGCTGTTCTTTCGATAGAGGAATTAGCCAGCTATGAAACGGCTGTAAAATACCAAGTTTATCACGCATTGGCCTTCTTGATTCTATCCAACAAAAAAGGCTTTACAAAAGGAGTATACGCTTTTATGATTTCGGGTGTTATTCTATTCTCTGGATCCATCTACCTACTTGTGCTTGACCGTTCTATGGGTATGGATTTCAGTTCAATTGGATTTACAACTCCTGTTGGAGGAGTGCTTTTAATCATCGGTTGGAGCTTATTAGTTATCAACATATTACGCGAAAAATCAACAAAATGAACCTGTATTAGAGCATAAGTGCCTAATTTTGCAGGATAACCCACAAGTCGAATTCTGTCTCATGAGTAATGAAGCCATCAAACCGACCCATTCCGATCTCAGCGGATTAGGTATACGGGATGCGCAAGTGCATTGGAATCTGAGCCCAGAGAACCTCGCCAACATCAGTGTTGAGAACAACATGGCCGTACGTGCCGATTCTGGCGCCATTTCAGTAAATACCGGTGAGTTTACCGGACGTTCACCGAAAGACCGCTTTATCGTACGTGACAGCATCACTGAAGATCATGTATGGTGGGGGGACATCAACATCGGATTTGATCCCGAAGCTTTTGATCGTTTACAAGCTAAAGTATGTGCGTACCTTTCTGGTAAAGAAATCTACGCGCGTGACGTACAAGCGTGTGCCGACGAGCGCTACAAAATCAATATCCGCGCTATCAACGAACTCCCTTGGAGCAACTTGTTCGTGAACAACATGTTCATCCGTCCAAGTGCAGAGGAGCTCGCAAACTTTGACCCTGAATGGACCATCATCAACGCTCCTGGCTTTAAAGCCGATCCAGCAGTTGATGGTACGCGTCAGCATAACTTCGCTATCCTCAGCTTCACCAAAAAGACTATCCTCATTGGAGGTACAGGTTATACAGGTGAAATGAAGAAGGGAATTTTCTCGGCGTTGAACTTTATTCTTCCTCATCAACAGAACACGCTTTCTATGCACTGTTCTGCAAACGTAGGTGAAGATGGAGACACCGCTGTATTCTTCGGTCTTTCTGGTACTGGAAAAACGACGCTTTCCGCGGATCCAAATCGCAAACTCATCGGTGACGACGAGCACGGCTGGACTGCTGACAATGCCATCTTCAATTTTGAAGGAGGATGTTATGCCAAGGTGATTGACCTAAGTGCAGAGAAAGAACCAGATATCTTCAACGCCATCAAGCCAGGTGCGTTGCTAGAGAATGTTACGTTTGTGAATGGTAATGAGGTAGACTTCCACGATAAGTCGATTACCGAGAATACTCGCGTGAGCTACCCGCTCGAGCACATTCGCAACATCCAAACTCCATCTGTTGGTCACAATCCGAAGAATATTTTCTTCTTAACAGCTGATGCAACGGGAGTTTTGCCTCCAATCTCTAAGTTGACACCAGGTCAGGCTGCTTACCACTTCATCTCTGGATACACAGCTAAAGTGGCTGGTACAGAAGCGGGGATCACTGAACCTGTTGCAGCATTTAGTGCGTGTTTTGGAGCTCCATTCATGCCTCTTCACCCAACCGTATATGCTGAGATGCTTTCTAACAAAATGCAGGAAGCTGGTGTAAACGTTTGGTTGATTAACACAGGCTGGTCGGGCGGTGCTTACGGTACGGGTTCACGTATCAAATTGAAGTACACACGCGCCATGATTACTGCAGCCCTAGCAGGAGAATTGGACAACTCAGATTACATCGAACATCCAGTGTTTGGTCTATTTATGCCAACCTCTTGCCCGAATGTTCCAGACGAAATCCTCGATCCTAAGAGCACATGGGCAGATGCAGAAGCATACGATGAAGCGGCAATGACACTCGCTGCTAAGTTTGAGAAAAACTTCAGCAAATTCGCTTCAGACGCGAATGAAGAGATCTTGAACGGCGGTCCTAAAGTGTCTGCACGAGTATAATTCTCGATATATTCTATTTGAAAGAGCTCCCACATGGGGGCTCTTTTTTTATGCCTACTCTATACATTGCTAAATTGATATATTTTTGCTAAATATGTATATATATTCATCTAAGTAGCTATGGATTCGACAATTGTATGTCCTAAGTGTGGATCAGAATCCCACGTAAAAAGCGGAGTTGTGAACAATCGACAACGTTACAAATGTAAGCAATGTGGGTACCACTACACCGTACAGAAGCTGGGCAAGAAAATTGACGATTACTATGTAACCAAGGCTATACAGCTTTACGTTGAAGGCGTGTCATACCGCGAAATAGAACGAATTCTGGGCATTAGTCATGTCAGTATTATGAACTGGATTAAGGCCTACAAAATCAAGCGACCAGAAAAATTGCACTATCGACCTACTTACAAGATTCTGACGCATTCTGAATTAACCAAGCACATCTCTGAAAGAGATAACCTACATGGTGCGGGACTAATGATTACCGAACTTGGTGACAAATTCATGATGATTAAATGGGAGCGCTTTAGAGAGTAGTAACTATATACATTTGCAAAAAACTATATCACTTTTTCATTTGAGGTAGCAATTGCGAAGCTTTGGTAAGCCGAGTTCCCCGAGTCGGTTTGAACAAAGAACGTTAACCTAACACCCGCTACACATGAAAAAGTCGCTACTCCTAGCCACGTTTCTTTCAGCATTTATGGGCTTTGAGGCAATCTCTCAACAAACTCCTCCCGCAGAATACGGTGGAGGATTGAAAGTAGACCTCAACGAATCGGGCTCAAAGTATTTCCGACTCATTACTTGGCATCAGTTCTGGCTGGATGTAAATGAAACCACCAACGCGAACAACGAAACCGAGTACAATGCTACTCCCATGTTAAGACGATCTAGATTCTTGCTTTATGCACAGTTGACAGATCGTTTTTTGATTTTGACTCATTTTGGATTGAATTCACTCACTCCGTCTGGACTACATCCTACCGGACAATCTTCACAGACACAGTTGTTCATGCACGATGCATGGGTTGAGTACAAAGTGATGGATGAGTTATACGTAGGTGGTGGTCTTCATTACTGGAATGGTATTTCTCGATTGAACAATCAAAGTACTTTGAACTTCCTCCCCCTAGACAATCCGCGCTTTGCATGGGCATCTCTCGGAACGACCGACCAATTTGCACGTCATCTCGGCATCTACGCCAAGGGAAAAGTGGGTAAACTCGATTATCGCTTTGCATGGAATGGTGCCATGGTATATTCGGTTGACGCAGGCGCAGGCCTCACTCCTACCACTACTCAAGCCGTATACACAGGTAGAGCAACGCTAGGACTAGAGGCCTCGAATGTTTACGCAGGCTATGTGAACTATCAATTCTGGGATCAAGAGAGCAACAAACTTCCCTACTTTGTGGGTTCTTACTTGGGAGCGAAAAAAGTTCTCTCTGTAGGTGCTGGATTCTATGCTCACCCGAACGGTTCCGTCCTTCTAGATTCTAATGACCCTACTCAAGTGGTAGGTGAAGACGTACTCATCTTTGCAGCAGATGCGTTCATGGAATTGCCTATCGGCGATAACAACCAATCTCTTACGGCTTACGCCAGCTTCCAGTCGAACGATTACGGCACCAATTACCAAATGGGCGGTGGAAGTCTAGATATCTTCACCGGAAGTGTCCTCTACGCACAAGCAGGATATGTCCTTCCGAACAGTGGCGCATGGGCATGGCAGCCGTATTTCACTTTCGCCCAAAAGAACATCACCAATGGCGGTGAATCTCTTTCCGATATCGGAATAGGTATCAATAGTCTGATCACCGGCCACAACGCAAAATTATCTCTAGAATACCGAAACGTTGGTAACCTCACCGGTTCTACCAATCGCTTCATTCTACAGGCTGTAGTCTTCCTATAACACTTAAACCCTCGCCTTATGTCTAAAGAAAAAATGAAGGAATACTGGAAGAAGAACATCTCTAAGATGATTCTCCTCCTGTCCATCTGGTTCATCGTATCCTTCGTGTTTGGGATACTCTTGGTTGAGCCGCTCAATACCATTCAGCTCGCTGGTTTCCCACTGGGGTTCTGGTTTGCTCAACAGGGCTCAATCTATGTCTTTGTGATTCTCATTTTCGTCTATGTACGAATGATGAACAAGCTCGACAAAGAATACGACGTACACGAATAATACTAAAACACGAAAAAGATGGATATTCAAGATTGGACCTACATCCTTGTAGGTATATCATTCGCCCTCTACATCGGTATTGCCATCTGGAGTAGAGCGGGATCAACAAAAGATTTCTACGTGGCAGGCGGAGGCGTTCCTCCAATTGCAAACGGTTTAGCTACTGCGGCCGACTGGATGAGTGCGGCTTCGTTTATCTCCATGGCAGGTATCATTTCCTTCTCGGGTTATGATGGATCTGTATACCTGATGGGATGGACAGGCGGATATGTACTCCTGGCCCTGCTGCTGGCGCCGTATCTCCGAAAATTCGGAAAGTTCACCGTTCCTGACTTCATCGGTGATCGTTACTATTCGAATGTTGCACGTACCGTAGCGGTAATCGCCGCACTATTCGTGAGCTTCACCTATGTTGCGGGTCAGATGCGCGGCGTGGGGATTGTATT includes:
- a CDS encoding transposase-like zinc-binding domain-containing protein, with product MDSTIVCPKCGSESHVKSGVVNNRQRYKCKQCGYHYTVQKLGKKIDDYYVTKAIQLYVEGVSYREIERILGISHVSIMNWIKAYKIKRPEKLHYRPTYKILTHSELTKHISERDNLHGAGLMITELGDKFMMIKWERFRE
- a CDS encoding DUF4212 domain-containing protein, encoding MSKEKMKEYWKKNISKMILLLSIWFIVSFVFGILLVEPLNTIQLAGFPLGFWFAQQGSIYVFVILIFVYVRMMNKLDKEYDVHE
- the pckA gene encoding phosphoenolpyruvate carboxykinase (ATP); the protein is MSNEAIKPTHSDLSGLGIRDAQVHWNLSPENLANISVENNMAVRADSGAISVNTGEFTGRSPKDRFIVRDSITEDHVWWGDINIGFDPEAFDRLQAKVCAYLSGKEIYARDVQACADERYKINIRAINELPWSNLFVNNMFIRPSAEELANFDPEWTIINAPGFKADPAVDGTRQHNFAILSFTKKTILIGGTGYTGEMKKGIFSALNFILPHQQNTLSMHCSANVGEDGDTAVFFGLSGTGKTTLSADPNRKLIGDDEHGWTADNAIFNFEGGCYAKVIDLSAEKEPDIFNAIKPGALLENVTFVNGNEVDFHDKSITENTRVSYPLEHIRNIQTPSVGHNPKNIFFLTADATGVLPPISKLTPGQAAYHFISGYTAKVAGTEAGITEPVAAFSACFGAPFMPLHPTVYAEMLSNKMQEAGVNVWLINTGWSGGAYGTGSRIKLKYTRAMITAALAGELDNSDYIEHPVFGLFMPTSCPNVPDEILDPKSTWADAEAYDEAAMTLAAKFEKNFSKFASDANEEILNGGPKVSARV